From the genome of Syntrophorhabdaceae bacterium, one region includes:
- a CDS encoding DUF5989 family protein: MGDLWQFLRERKKWWLLPLIIVLLLLGLFIIFSSSAIAPFIYTLF; the protein is encoded by the coding sequence ATGGGCGATCTTTGGCAGTTTCTAAGAGAGAGAAAGAAATGGTGGCTTCTTCCCCTGATTATTGTCCTTCTCCTCCTCGGTCTATTTATAATTTTCTCAAGCTCGGCTATCGCACCTTTTATATACACGCTTTTTTAA
- a CDS encoding GNAT family N-acetyltransferase — MNISVFHDRIEDPLADKNNIIFYHNIWLEILRKSLGYKQLSYIFEEGGKRLFISGSIINLGWFKIFYSNLPYGGFWGDYSFFEKALNYLEKELKSQGIDRIYITRNFLNPFPDLNGFKKEFAYQTVLFFDKEGMDAYKKACKYKINTQVRRAKREGLEIKEVSGKQDLDNYYNMYEQTIRRNQGKVYWNKKFFKLITEMIPDRYSILYAMYDQEPTAGIMLIKSKDIVHYFIGASDDRYLLKRPNDFILYHAIEKTISEGFSSFDFMLTDSSDKNLLWFKEKWGSKTFLFDKFQKDISHPMKSRVFDSFYRIYSSETVKRLVSWFMQR; from the coding sequence ATGAATATAAGTGTATTCCATGATAGAATAGAAGATCCTTTAGCAGATAAAAACAATATCATCTTTTATCATAATATATGGCTTGAGATCTTAAGAAAATCCCTTGGTTATAAGCAGCTTTCCTATATATTTGAAGAGGGGGGTAAAAGGCTTTTTATCTCAGGTAGTATTATAAACCTTGGCTGGTTTAAGATATTTTATTCAAATTTACCCTATGGGGGTTTCTGGGGAGATTATTCATTTTTTGAAAAGGCATTGAATTATCTTGAAAAAGAATTAAAAAGTCAAGGTATAGACAGAATATACATCACGAGAAATTTTTTGAACCCCTTTCCTGACCTTAATGGTTTTAAAAAGGAATTTGCCTATCAGACAGTCCTTTTTTTTGACAAAGAAGGAATGGATGCATATAAAAAGGCATGCAAATATAAAATAAACACCCAGGTAAGACGCGCTAAAAGGGAAGGGCTTGAGATCAAAGAGGTCAGTGGAAAACAGGACCTGGATAATTATTACAATATGTATGAGCAAACTATTAGAAGAAATCAGGGAAAAGTTTACTGGAATAAAAAATTTTTTAAATTAATAACAGAGATGATACCTGATAGATACAGCATCTTATATGCCATGTATGACCAAGAGCCTACAGCAGGTATTATGTTAATAAAATCAAAAGATATAGTGCATTATTTTATAGGGGCATCCGACGATAGATACTTACTTAAAAGACCAAATGATTTCATACTTTATCATGCCATAGAAAAGACTATCTCAGAGGGTTTTAGTTCTTTTGATTTTATGCTTACCGATTCTTCAGACAAAAATTTATTATGGTTTAAGGAAAAGTGGGGATCCAAGACCTTTTTATTCGATAAATTTCAAAAGGATATTTCACACCCCATGAAATCAAGAGTCTTTGATAGCTTTTACAGAATATACTCATCTGAAACAGTAAAAAGATTGGTGTCATGGTTCATGCAAAGATAG
- a CDS encoding carbamoyltransferase, with translation MYILGISAYYHDAAAAIIKDEDIIAAAQEERFTRKKHDPSFPRNAIRYCLEESGMDIKDLDAVVFYDKPFLKFERLLETYYAFAPDGVKSFISAIPVWIKEKLLLKKLIIDELAEIGKFDKDKLKLLFPEHHLSHAASAFYPSPFEEAAILTIDGVGEWATASICHGRDNKIKILKESRFPHSVGLLYSAFTYYLGFKVNSGEYKLMGLAPYGNPYSDNVKKYIDIIKNEIVEIRDDGSVWLNQAVFDYSTGLRMVKDEVWTRLFGFPPRRPEKDDLTAEHCDLAYAIQVVTEEIVFKMAAEAKRLTNADNLCLAGGVALNCVANGKLLKSGMFKNMWIQPASGDAGGALGGAYCAYYIYFNNKRTCDGKTDKMKGSYLGPEFSLQDIKKVANKYRASFDYYENFHDLYDKTAELLAEGYVVGWFQGRMEWGPRALGNRSIIADARNTEMQKKLNLKIKFREGFRPFAPSVLIEMIDNYFDIDSPSPYMLLIADVKKERRNNLPEGYNAFPWRDKLYYLRSDVPSITHIDFSARLQTVHKETNLRYWQLIDTFREKTGYGVIVNTSFNVRGEPIVCTPEDAYKCFMRTEMDFLVMENCIFDKKKQPEWKEEGNWRDTYGLD, from the coding sequence ATGTATATCTTGGGAATCTCAGCGTATTATCATGATGCAGCAGCAGCAATTATAAAAGATGAAGATATAATTGCAGCGGCGCAGGAAGAGCGTTTTACAAGAAAAAAACACGACCCTTCTTTTCCGAGAAACGCCATAAGATATTGCCTTGAAGAGTCAGGCATGGACATAAAAGACCTTGATGCAGTGGTCTTTTATGATAAGCCATTTCTAAAATTTGAGAGATTATTGGAGACTTACTATGCCTTTGCCCCGGACGGGGTGAAGTCGTTTATATCAGCCATACCTGTCTGGATAAAGGAAAAACTTCTACTGAAAAAACTGATTATTGATGAACTTGCAGAGATAGGAAAGTTTGATAAAGATAAATTGAAGCTGCTTTTTCCTGAACATCATCTTTCCCATGCTGCAAGCGCATTTTATCCATCACCCTTTGAAGAGGCGGCAATCCTCACAATAGATGGTGTAGGTGAATGGGCAACAGCATCTATCTGCCATGGCAGGGACAATAAGATCAAAATCCTTAAAGAATCAAGGTTTCCCCATTCTGTAGGACTTTTATACTCGGCATTCACATACTATCTTGGTTTCAAAGTCAATTCAGGTGAATACAAATTGATGGGGCTTGCTCCATACGGAAATCCTTATTCGGATAATGTGAAAAAATACATAGACATCATAAAAAATGAGATTGTTGAAATAAGAGACGATGGTTCAGTCTGGCTCAACCAGGCTGTTTTTGATTATTCTACTGGCTTGAGGATGGTAAAAGATGAGGTATGGACAAGGCTTTTTGGTTTTCCACCCCGTAGGCCTGAAAAGGATGACTTGACCGCAGAACATTGTGACCTTGCATATGCAATCCAGGTTGTAACAGAGGAGATAGTATTTAAGATGGCTGCTGAGGCAAAAAGGCTCACCAATGCAGATAACCTATGTCTTGCTGGTGGCGTGGCATTAAACTGTGTTGCCAATGGAAAACTATTGAAAAGTGGTATGTTTAAGAACATGTGGATACAACCTGCATCTGGTGATGCTGGTGGCGCATTAGGTGGTGCATACTGTGCATATTATATTTATTTCAACAATAAAAGGACATGTGATGGCAAAACAGATAAGATGAAGGGCTCTTATCTCGGACCTGAATTCTCTTTACAAGATATAAAAAAGGTTGCCAACAAATACAGGGCATCTTTTGATTACTATGAAAATTTTCATGATCTATATGATAAAACAGCAGAGCTTCTTGCAGAGGGATATGTGGTAGGCTGGTTTCAGGGCAGGATGGAGTGGGGCCCAAGGGCATTGGGAAATAGAAGTATTATAGCAGATGCAAGAAATACAGAGATGCAGAAAAAACTCAACCTTAAGATTAAATTTAGAGAGGGATTCAGACCCTTTGCCCCTTCAGTGCTTATAGAAATGATAGATAACTATTTTGATATAGATAGCCCATCCCCTTATATGCTCTTAATAGCAGATGTAAAAAAGGAGAGGAGGAACAATTTACCTGAGGGTTATAATGCCTTTCCATGGCGTGATAAACTATATTATCTCCGTTCTGATGTCCCCTCCATAACCCATATAGACTTTTCAGCAAGGCTTCAGACTGTCCATAAGGAGACAAATCTTAGATACTGGCAGCTCATAGATACCTTTAGAGAAAAGACAGGCTACGGTGTAATAGTTAATACAAGCTTTAATGTCAGGGGAGAACCTATTGTATGCACACCAGAAGATGCCTATAAATGTTTTATGAGAACAGAGATGGACTTTCTTGTCATGGAAAACTGCATCTTTGATAAAAAGAAACAACCTGAATGGAAAGAAGAGGGCAACTGGAGAGATACTTATGGATTGGATTAA
- a CDS encoding SxtJ family membrane protein, with translation MDRFKVLQTISTLAFVALVIGLIIKVKIFLYIALAFLFVGLFIQRLAEIIAKGWLKFANFLGIINTKIILTVVFYGFLTPIAFFYRKTHGDFMHLKRNPHKKSFYEVREYEFTAKDLEKLW, from the coding sequence ATGGACAGATTCAAGGTATTACAGACCATATCCACCCTTGCCTTTGTTGCCCTTGTGATAGGGTTGATAATAAAGGTTAAGATATTTCTTTATATAGCATTGGCTTTTCTTTTTGTAGGGCTCTTTATCCAGAGACTGGCAGAGATAATAGCTAAAGGATGGCTTAAGTTTGCCAATTTCCTTGGTATAATCAATACAAAGATTATCTTGACCGTTGTTTTTTATGGTTTTCTAACTCCTATTGCATTCTTTTACAGGAAGACACACGGTGATTTTATGCATCTAAAGCGAAATCCCCATAAAAAGTCATTCTATGAGGTAAGGGAATATGAATTTACAGCCAAAGATTTAGAAAAACTATGGTAG
- a CDS encoding oligosaccharide flippase family protein — translation MVHAKIEKNIIYLLIASCITNFSMFCINIVLINHLTKVDFGIFTLLLSITYIFIVLSEFGVSQGTIKYISEHHGLGNVEYIKAHIRNFFSATVIISILFLLFFYISLPIWHKFYDYLPMGYATIFALIIFPYPVIRYWNAITDGFQNMRYALFFSIAREPVKLLLLLVTVYIFSLNIKSAILVFVIASYLTLFGSYIIYRFFIFKMNIPFEIELDKKILFHKEKIKYFSYLYVSFLIFWIQPNVLYLIIGRFLNPEGVAAFTACFILNNIMWVFLLPVMDTLFPFISSVYKDRNVFDSSSNKIFFVLFFAITISFIWVILVYFFGERILGMFYGTTYAVHKNIFYVLSISLFFDSLRVLFDPMLKGTRHANILLYLELARLISIIIFGPISIKYGGLTYLCYLLVILSLMINLIKCLFLKRLFSINLLWGYLYIFFLFFVLFFL, via the coding sequence ATGGTTCATGCAAAGATAGAAAAAAATATAATCTATCTTTTAATTGCATCGTGTATTACCAATTTCTCCATGTTTTGTATTAATATCGTCCTTATAAATCATCTAACCAAGGTAGATTTTGGTATATTTACCCTACTTTTGAGTATAACATATATATTTATAGTGCTATCTGAGTTTGGTGTGTCCCAGGGGACAATTAAATATATCTCCGAACATCATGGTTTAGGTAATGTTGAATACATAAAGGCCCATATAAGGAATTTTTTTAGCGCTACAGTAATAATAAGCATTTTGTTTTTGTTATTTTTCTATATAAGCCTTCCTATTTGGCATAAATTCTATGATTATCTCCCCATGGGATATGCAACTATTTTTGCGCTTATAATATTTCCCTATCCTGTTATTAGATATTGGAATGCCATAACAGATGGTTTTCAGAACATGAGGTATGCCCTATTTTTTTCTATCGCAAGGGAACCTGTAAAGCTCTTACTGCTTTTGGTTACTGTCTATATTTTTTCCTTGAATATAAAATCCGCTATTTTGGTGTTTGTAATCGCATCATATTTGACACTTTTTGGTTCCTATATAATCTACAGGTTTTTTATATTTAAAATGAACATACCATTTGAGATAGAATTAGATAAAAAGATACTTTTTCATAAGGAAAAGATAAAATATTTTTCTTATCTATATGTATCTTTTCTTATCTTCTGGATACAGCCTAACGTCCTTTATCTTATTATAGGAAGATTTTTGAATCCCGAAGGTGTTGCTGCATTTACAGCGTGTTTTATCCTCAACAACATCATGTGGGTCTTTTTGCTCCCTGTAATGGATACACTTTTTCCCTTTATATCCTCTGTTTACAAAGATAGAAATGTCTTTGATAGTTCGAGCAATAAGATATTTTTTGTGCTTTTTTTTGCCATTACCATTTCATTTATATGGGTTATACTGGTTTATTTTTTTGGCGAAAGGATATTAGGGATGTTTTACGGAACTACCTATGCTGTCCACAAGAATATATTCTACGTCCTTTCCATCTCCCTTTTTTTTGATAGCCTTAGGGTTTTATTTGACCCCATGCTCAAAGGAACAAGGCATGCAAATATACTTTTATACCTTGAGCTTGCAAGGTTAATATCTATCATCATTTTTGGTCCTATTTCCATTAAATACGGTGGCTTAACATATCTATGTTACCTATTGGTTATACTCAGCCTTATGATAAATCTCATTAAATGTCTTTTTTTAAAAAGGCTTTTTTCTATTAATCTCCTATGGGGATATCTTTATATCTTTTTTTTATTTTTTGTATTATTTTTCTTATAG
- a CDS encoding class I SAM-dependent methyltransferase: MEENKISQRAFWTEWAEKYNDEMASVHRYGDIKELEKIVIHIIEKLHIKDSDKVLDAGCGSGIFTSILKELTGADIVGMDFSIKHLEIMRKKNNPTVPVAGDVIALPFKPHAFDKVVCYSVLQFVESWQDAVIELTRVTKKGGMVLLGDLPDSSKRWTLFLLMIKKAFILLIRPKEFLNKLKYAACGPKWQWFNILDIMALLKRNGCATEVVKQPVNSQWGTDSYKYRKDLLIYT; the protein is encoded by the coding sequence ATGGAAGAAAATAAAATAAGCCAGAGGGCATTCTGGACAGAGTGGGCAGAAAAATACAATGATGAAATGGCAAGCGTTCACAGATATGGGGACATAAAAGAACTTGAAAAGATAGTGATACATATCATAGAAAAACTTCATATAAAAGACAGTGATAAGGTCCTTGACGCAGGCTGTGGCAGTGGAATATTTACCTCAATTTTAAAAGAGCTTACTGGCGCAGACATTGTTGGTATGGATTTTTCTATTAAACACCTTGAGATTATGAGAAAAAAAAACAATCCCACAGTCCCGGTGGCAGGGGATGTTATTGCCTTGCCTTTCAAGCCTCATGCTTTTGATAAGGTGGTATGTTATAGTGTATTACAGTTTGTTGAATCCTGGCAGGATGCAGTAATAGAGCTTACAAGAGTAACGAAAAAAGGCGGGATGGTTCTTTTGGGCGATCTCCCTGATAGCTCAAAAAGATGGACATTGTTTCTTTTAATGATTAAAAAGGCTTTTATACTTCTTATAAGGCCAAAAGAATTCTTAAACAAACTTAAATATGCTGCTTGTGGTCCAAAATGGCAGTGGTTTAATATCTTAGACATAATGGCCTTACTAAAAAGAAATGGATGTGCCACCGAGGTTGTAAAACAGCCTGTAAACTCTCAATGGGGAACAGATTCATATAAATACAGAAAAGACCTGCTTATTTACACCTGA
- a CDS encoding glycosyltransferase family 39 protein translates to MVDVKTHEGKKPAPWLILILLIFIGLIPRIIDFINSSGIELDGVFYATAGRHISKGEFREALKGVFPPFYPLLIGISNFFIQDLEISGRITSFIIGILLILLCYFAVKKIFGTKYGLYMAFFVAIHPYLVRFSVQVLSESTAIFLFTISIFLFYFGHIKEKLYLIILSGIFLGLTYLTRPEYIVYPLPFALFLLFHRRIKELIAFLFCFLIVAFPYILYLKSETGLWVISKKAILAKQQETTSLSMYSYLFPVLSLFNVLKNIPSVIYHFFEAVFPTFMILCFFGVKHVEKRFRLITALLFLFHIISISLITSSTKRFSVEFIPIILVFSVAGIMKMEDYLKGSGKNKVLFSIIIFIVFASSIYQGIIFQDSGRILNKKAGLFMKTFDPGTKIASRIPLVPFYSNSEWVNFVEEIKIAKDCGELMDTLKKLGVKYIVIDEVLEKYAKGEGIDISKCNNIMGLNCVAIFGNNEEYIKILRL, encoded by the coding sequence ATGGTAGATGTAAAGACCCATGAAGGCAAGAAGCCTGCGCCATGGCTTATTCTTATTTTACTTATTTTTATTGGTTTAATCCCCCGCATAATCGATTTTATAAACTCTTCAGGCATCGAACTCGATGGTGTTTTTTATGCCACAGCAGGTAGGCATATCTCAAAAGGTGAATTCAGGGAGGCTTTAAAAGGGGTATTCCCACCTTTTTATCCTTTATTAATAGGAATCTCTAATTTTTTTATACAAGATTTAGAAATTTCAGGACGTATAACTTCATTTATTATTGGTATTTTATTGATTTTATTGTGTTATTTTGCAGTCAAAAAAATTTTTGGAACGAAATACGGGCTTTATATGGCTTTTTTTGTGGCTATTCATCCTTATCTTGTGAGGTTTTCTGTCCAGGTTTTGTCTGAATCTACTGCCATATTTTTATTCACCATCAGTATTTTTTTGTTTTATTTTGGCCATATTAAAGAAAAATTGTACCTTATAATACTCTCAGGTATTTTTCTCGGTTTAACATATCTCACAAGACCTGAATACATAGTCTATCCTCTGCCTTTTGCCCTTTTCCTTTTATTCCATAGAAGGATTAAAGAACTCATAGCTTTTTTGTTTTGCTTTTTAATAGTTGCATTTCCTTATATCCTTTACCTCAAATCAGAGACAGGGTTATGGGTGATTAGCAAAAAGGCCATACTTGCCAAACAGCAGGAGACTACCAGTCTTTCCATGTATTCATATCTTTTTCCTGTGTTGTCACTATTTAATGTATTAAAGAATATCCCATCTGTAATATATCATTTTTTTGAGGCAGTATTTCCAACCTTTATGATCCTCTGTTTTTTTGGAGTAAAACATGTAGAAAAAAGATTCAGATTGATAACCGCACTTTTGTTTTTATTTCATATCATAAGCATATCCTTGATTACATCCTCGACTAAAAGATTTTCAGTTGAATTTATCCCCATTATCCTTGTTTTCTCTGTGGCAGGCATAATGAAGATGGAGGATTACCTCAAAGGTTCCGGCAAAAATAAGGTCTTGTTTTCGATAATAATCTTTATAGTCTTTGCATCTTCTATTTATCAAGGTATTATATTTCAGGATTCAGGGAGGATATTAAACAAGAAGGCAGGCCTTTTTATGAAGACATTTGACCCCGGCACAAAGATCGCCTCAAGGATCCCCCTTGTTCCTTTTTATTCTAATAGTGAATGGGTGAATTTTGTGGAGGAGATAAAGATAGCAAAAGATTGTGGCGAATTGATGGATACCTTGAAAAAACTGGGTGTGAAATATATTGTAATCGACGAGGTGCTTGAAAAATACGCAAAAGGAGAAGGTATAGATATATCAAAATGTAATAACATTATGGGTCTCAACTGCGTTGCCATCTTTGGAAACAATGAAGAATATATAAAGATATTGAGGTTGTAA
- a CDS encoding DegT/DnrJ/EryC1/StrS family aminotransferase, translating to MIPVFRPCYDDEEFNAVKEVLKSGWIGLGPKTKEFEEKFAAYIGVKYAVAVNSATAALHLALKVLDIEGTEVITTPMTFVSTNHAILYNKAIPVFADIDTDTLNISTDAIKRLVSDKTRCILIVHYGGYPCDMDEIEAIAKKHNLFIVEDCAHACGAQYGEKKVGSIGDLGCFSFHAVKNLATGDGGMITTNNDKYYERLIKLRWLGITKDTWERDKYSKYSWYYDVTEVGYKCHMNDISAALGIVQLSKLDKLNKKREELTNLYNRLLKDIPEIQTPVLKSNRKSAYHNYVIKAERRDELNQYLAGEGISTSVHYFPNNHYVIYERYRGDTPTSDDIWKKILTLPLFPDLRIEDVYFIADKIKVFYGRK from the coding sequence ATGATACCGGTATTTAGACCATGTTATGACGACGAGGAATTTAATGCAGTTAAAGAGGTATTGAAAAGTGGCTGGATAGGGTTGGGTCCAAAGACAAAGGAATTTGAAGAGAAATTTGCCGCATACATAGGGGTCAAATATGCAGTCGCTGTGAATTCAGCCACAGCAGCGCTTCACCTTGCCTTGAAGGTTCTGGATATAGAGGGCACAGAAGTGATTACAACACCCATGACCTTTGTGTCTACAAACCACGCTATACTTTATAATAAAGCAATACCTGTATTTGCCGATATAGATACAGATACACTCAATATCTCCACAGATGCTATCAAAAGGCTTGTATCAGATAAAACAAGATGTATTTTGATTGTCCATTACGGTGGATATCCTTGTGACATGGATGAGATAGAGGCCATAGCAAAAAAACATAACCTGTTTATTGTAGAAGACTGTGCCCATGCATGTGGCGCTCAATATGGAGAGAAAAAGGTAGGCTCTATAGGTGACCTGGGTTGTTTTAGTTTTCATGCAGTCAAGAACCTCGCCACAGGGGATGGTGGGATGATTACCACAAATAATGATAAATATTATGAAAGACTAATAAAACTCAGATGGCTCGGTATTACAAAGGATACATGGGAGAGGGATAAATATTCGAAATATTCATGGTATTACGACGTAACAGAGGTGGGTTATAAGTGCCATATGAATGACATATCTGCAGCATTAGGGATTGTTCAGCTTTCAAAACTCGATAAGCTCAATAAAAAAAGGGAAGAACTAACAAACCTTTATAACAGACTCCTTAAAGATATCCCAGAGATCCAAACACCTGTTTTGAAATCAAATAGAAAAAGCGCATATCATAATTATGTCATAAAGGCAGAAAGACGTGATGAGCTTAATCAATACCTGGCAGGGGAGGGAATATCTACCAGCGTTCACTATTTCCCCAATAATCATTATGTGATTTATGAAAGATATAGAGGTGATACACCTACAAGCGATGATATATGGAAAAAGATCTTGACCTTACCTTTATTCCCTGATTTGAGGATAGAGGATGTTTATTTTATTGCAGATAAAATAAAGGTATTTTATGGAAGAAAATAA
- a CDS encoding IclR family transcriptional regulator: protein MKVPEQIIQHNEEKKSKYTKLVPAVDEASRILIIMAENISFKMNLTEICKKVGIHKSKAYSILNTLQKYGFVYKNPADKTYSLGPGLISLSRKVLDNLDYKDIVSPYLEELALKLRCTALFGFINGDNLFVIAKHEAGQKIGVTIRLGHRFHLTAGAHGKSIVAFLPDDERNLILHRDKLYFHGDSSNLDKNRLYNELKRCREEGFAYDLGELSPGINAIASPVFNAQSNVIGSIFIIGTFQEQQVEGFGREVFKAALNISKMLGAEAERLFSSALMKPEGG, encoded by the coding sequence ATGAAGGTACCAGAACAAATAATTCAACACAACGAAGAAAAAAAATCTAAATACACAAAACTTGTGCCTGCAGTGGATGAAGCATCACGTATACTCATTATTATGGCAGAAAATATTTCCTTCAAGATGAATCTCACAGAAATATGTAAAAAGGTAGGTATTCATAAAAGCAAGGCATATTCCATACTCAATACCTTACAGAAATATGGCTTTGTGTATAAAAACCCTGCAGATAAGACATATTCCCTTGGTCCTGGACTCATATCCCTATCGAGAAAGGTGCTCGATAATCTGGATTACAAAGATATAGTCTCACCTTATCTTGAGGAACTTGCATTAAAGTTGAGATGCACTGCCTTATTTGGGTTTATAAACGGCGATAATCTCTTTGTCATTGCCAAACATGAAGCAGGACAAAAGATAGGGGTCACAATCAGGTTAGGGCATAGATTCCATCTCACTGCCGGGGCCCATGGAAAATCTATAGTTGCCTTTTTACCCGATGATGAAAGGAATCTCATACTCCATAGAGATAAGTTATATTTCCATGGAGACTCATCAAATCTTGACAAAAATAGATTGTATAACGAGCTCAAAAGATGCAGGGAAGAGGGATTTGCTTATGACTTAGGAGAATTAAGTCCAGGCATTAACGCCATAGCATCCCCTGTTTTTAATGCCCAGTCAAATGTAATAGGCTCAATATTTATTATAGGAACTTTTCAGGAACAACAAGTAGAAGGCTTTGGCAGAGAGGTCTTTAAGGCTGCCTTAAATATATCAAAAATGCTCGGGGCAGAGGCAGAAAGATTATTTTCATCTGCTTTAATGAAACCTGAAGGAGGATAG
- a CDS encoding glycosyltransferase family 2 protein: MDDKLVSIVILNWNGKEFIRGCIDSVLAQDYKNLEIIVVDNASTDGSPDIIEREYKDVILIKNKENLGFGGGNDTGIKNAHGDYIVMLNNDTELDRSCISEMKMALEKDERYGSCASKIYLKFEEDTLDAAGIVVYPDGLSIGRGRLEKGYLYDKQEEVFCASDCCCMYRRTMLEDIKLHSFDEYYDCDFFAYADETDIGWRAQIRGWRCIFTPKAKIYHMHSASAGTYSPFKAFLVERNRIWLQIKCFPLSLLIYGQFFTLARYFYQAYGAFSGKGASGEFSKEHSKTELIKVLLKVYVSAIMGLPKMWRKRREIQKRRMISTSDMFKLLKIYGIKTKEISLRG; encoded by the coding sequence ATGGATGATAAGCTTGTATCTATTGTAATACTCAACTGGAATGGCAAGGAATTCATAAGGGGTTGCATTGATAGTGTTTTAGCCCAGGATTATAAAAACCTTGAGATAATCGTTGTAGACAATGCCTCAACAGATGGCTCACCTGATATAATCGAAAGAGAATATAAGGATGTGATCCTTATAAAAAATAAGGAAAACCTTGGATTTGGTGGAGGCAATGACACAGGCATAAAAAACGCTCACGGAGATTATATAGTCATGCTCAATAACGATACAGAATTGGATAGATCCTGTATATCTGAGATGAAGATGGCATTGGAAAAGGATGAGAGATATGGTTCATGTGCCTCAAAGATATATCTCAAATTCGAGGAAGACACCTTGGATGCAGCAGGGATTGTTGTATATCCTGATGGACTTTCTATAGGAAGGGGTAGGCTCGAGAAGGGATATCTTTATGACAAACAAGAAGAGGTATTCTGTGCCAGTGATTGTTGTTGTATGTATAGAAGGACCATGCTTGAGGATATAAAACTTCATTCCTTTGATGAATACTATGATTGTGATTTTTTTGCCTATGCAGATGAGACAGATATAGGATGGAGGGCACAGATAAGGGGATGGAGGTGTATATTTACACCAAAGGCAAAGATATATCATATGCACTCGGCATCTGCAGGGACCTATTCCCCTTTTAAGGCATTTCTCGTTGAGAGAAACAGGATATGGCTTCAGATAAAATGCTTCCCCTTGTCCCTTTTAATCTATGGACAATTTTTTACACTTGCAAGATATTTTTATCAGGCATATGGTGCATTTTCTGGTAAGGGGGCATCAGGTGAGTTTTCAAAAGAACACTCAAAGACAGAGTTAATAAAGGTTTTATTAAAGGTATATGTTTCAGCCATTATGGGTTTGCCAAAGATGTGGAGAAAAAGAAGGGAGATCCAAAAAAGAAGGATGATTTCAACAAGTGATATGTTTAAACTACTTAAGATTTATGGTATAAAGACAAAAGAAATTTCATTGAGGGGCTGA